A genomic region of Magnolia sinica isolate HGM2019 chromosome 6, MsV1, whole genome shotgun sequence contains the following coding sequences:
- the LOC131247925 gene encoding protein CYCLOPS-like isoform X1, translating into MIQDGNEKGLVNDSLQKPGSDNQNLNTLQSQLSRRSDTEKNFMETEGRVYSELYRNSSEEMFLKSLMEGSIGMTAPPNMESLGFKNLSQTLRVDSQELFNSWLTNGETQGHNSTSIAHRTRQASRRISTELAALSSQQHGASFQNKSSNDNLFQQNLGISNDLSSDPNQHSHRNVVEKGIQASNLYLAKAWFQSSQPMTRSRSSELRKRYAAMQNNQTSSAIEGTHNTSVHGITRMKQEFATASGFCDVSMGEVSNQLRTFMSPSSSSTSPFGSHQVATVDAVSSVVNMLKGTLERKKLSNRIDKEAVDGSSFGYYGVQEVTTNMGSDQGAVSQILKPLRTFQVVSPPGHVQDSGNTHAVGESIEIDIESFVSPPNPIQMTTVSQEPSQSESSAAAPVLSTGFEVCDGPANSGQTLSVCESSRKHVGNGSLEHSSKAKEIRERILENNTKDDRKKGNLVRMGSVTSGSSVDKGDPTKKRRVERSRKMAEAKERNMTPALPSDMQTILKRCENLEKEVRSLKLNLSFMNRKDSEQTKQIEELQKQNEDLTGEKERLLEEIERILSELGKIEKGRRR; encoded by the exons ATGATTCAAGATGGAAATGAGAAGGGACTAGTGAATGATTCTTTGCAAAAACCAGGTAGTGACAATCAGAACCTGAATACGTTACAATCTCAACTGTCTCGGAGAAGTGACACAGAGAAGAATTTCATGGAGACTGAGGGAAGGGTCTACTCGGAATTGTATAGGAATTCTAGCGAGGAGATGTTTCTGAAGTCGTTGATGGAAGGTTCGATTGGTATGACAGCACCGCCGAACATGGAGTCTCTGGGGTTTAAGAATCTCTCTCAGACCCTTCGCGTGGATAGCCAGGAGCTCTTCAACAGCTGGCTTACGAATGGAGAG ACCCAGGGCCACAATTCTACCAGCATAGCACACCGTACACGACAAGCATCTCGAAG GATATCAACTGAACTTGCTGCCTTGTCTAGTCAGCAACATGGTGCCTCATTTCAAAACAAAAGCAGCAACGATAATTTGTTCCAGCAAAATCTGGGCATATCCAATGATCTCTCAAGTGATCCCAACCAACATTCACACAG GAATGTGGTAGAAAAAGGAATTCAAGCTAGTAATTTGTATTTGGCCAAG GCATGGTTTCAAAGTTCTCAACCAATGACAAGAAGCCGATCATCTGAGCTAAG GAAGAGATATGCTGCCATGCAAAATAATCAAACATCATCAGCTATAGAAGGCACCCATAACACATCGGTGCATGGTATCACCCGGATGAAACAAGAATTTGCAACTGCGAGTGGTTTTTGTGATGTTTCGATGGGTGAGGTGTCCAACCAGCTGCGGACATTCATGTCTCCATCCAGTTCATCTACATCCCCTTTTGGGAGTCATCAAGTGGCTACTGTAGATGCAGTTTCTTCTGTCGTGAACATGCTGAAGGGAACACTAGAACGCAAGAAACTCAGTAATCGTATTGATAAAGAAGCTGTTGATGGTAGTTCTTTCGGCTATTATGGTGTGCAAGAAGTTACGACCAACATGGGTTCTGATCAAGGAGCGGTGAGTCAGATTCTTAAGCCCTTGAGGACCTTTCAAGTGGTATCCCCTCCTGGCCACGTACAAGATTCTGGGAACACACATGCTGTTGGTGAATCCATAGAAATAGATATAGAAAGTTTTGTCTCTCCTCCAAACCCAATCCAGATGACTACAGTATCTCAAGAACCTTCACAAAGCGAATCGTCTGCGGCAGCACCAGTACTCTCAACAGGTTTTGAAGTATGTGATGGTCCTGCCAATTCTGGACAAACACTATCAGTTTGTGAAAGCTCCAGAAAACATGTTGGGAACGGGAGTTTAGAGCATAGCTCTAAAGCCAAAG AAATCCGGGAACGGATACTCGAAAACAATACAAAGGACGACCGGAAG AAAGGAAATCTAGTTCGGATGGGATCTGTGACATCAGGAAGTTCAG TGGACAAGGGAGACCCCACAAAGAAACGGAGGGTGGAGCGCTCACGCAA AATGGCAGAAGCCAAGGAAAGAAACATGACCCCAGCTCTTCCATCTGATATGCAAACTATCCTAAAGCGCTGTGAAAACCTTGAGAAGGAAGTGCGGTCGCTCAAACTCAACCTATCTTTCATGAATAG GAAGGATTCCGAGCAGACCAAACAAATAGAAGAGCTTCAGAAGCAAAACGAGGACTTGACGGGCGAAAAGGAGCGGTTGTTAGAAGAGATTGAGAGGATCCTCTCGGAATTGGGCAAGAT AGAGAAGGGGAGGAGAAGATAG
- the LOC131247925 gene encoding protein CYCLOPS-like isoform X2, producing the protein MFLKSLMEGSIGMTAPPNMESLGFKNLSQTLRVDSQELFNSWLTNGETQGHNSTSIAHRTRQASRRISTELAALSSQQHGASFQNKSSNDNLFQQNLGISNDLSSDPNQHSHRNVVEKGIQASNLYLAKAWFQSSQPMTRSRSSELRKRYAAMQNNQTSSAIEGTHNTSVHGITRMKQEFATASGFCDVSMGEVSNQLRTFMSPSSSSTSPFGSHQVATVDAVSSVVNMLKGTLERKKLSNRIDKEAVDGSSFGYYGVQEVTTNMGSDQGAVSQILKPLRTFQVVSPPGHVQDSGNTHAVGESIEIDIESFVSPPNPIQMTTVSQEPSQSESSAAAPVLSTGFEVCDGPANSGQTLSVCESSRKHVGNGSLEHSSKAKEIRERILENNTKDDRKKGNLVRMGSVTSGSSVDKGDPTKKRRVERSRKMAEAKERNMTPALPSDMQTILKRCENLEKEVRSLKLNLSFMNRKDSEQTKQIEELQKQNEDLTGEKERLLEEIERILSELGKIEKGRRR; encoded by the exons ATGTTTCTGAAGTCGTTGATGGAAGGTTCGATTGGTATGACAGCACCGCCGAACATGGAGTCTCTGGGGTTTAAGAATCTCTCTCAGACCCTTCGCGTGGATAGCCAGGAGCTCTTCAACAGCTGGCTTACGAATGGAGAG ACCCAGGGCCACAATTCTACCAGCATAGCACACCGTACACGACAAGCATCTCGAAG GATATCAACTGAACTTGCTGCCTTGTCTAGTCAGCAACATGGTGCCTCATTTCAAAACAAAAGCAGCAACGATAATTTGTTCCAGCAAAATCTGGGCATATCCAATGATCTCTCAAGTGATCCCAACCAACATTCACACAG GAATGTGGTAGAAAAAGGAATTCAAGCTAGTAATTTGTATTTGGCCAAG GCATGGTTTCAAAGTTCTCAACCAATGACAAGAAGCCGATCATCTGAGCTAAG GAAGAGATATGCTGCCATGCAAAATAATCAAACATCATCAGCTATAGAAGGCACCCATAACACATCGGTGCATGGTATCACCCGGATGAAACAAGAATTTGCAACTGCGAGTGGTTTTTGTGATGTTTCGATGGGTGAGGTGTCCAACCAGCTGCGGACATTCATGTCTCCATCCAGTTCATCTACATCCCCTTTTGGGAGTCATCAAGTGGCTACTGTAGATGCAGTTTCTTCTGTCGTGAACATGCTGAAGGGAACACTAGAACGCAAGAAACTCAGTAATCGTATTGATAAAGAAGCTGTTGATGGTAGTTCTTTCGGCTATTATGGTGTGCAAGAAGTTACGACCAACATGGGTTCTGATCAAGGAGCGGTGAGTCAGATTCTTAAGCCCTTGAGGACCTTTCAAGTGGTATCCCCTCCTGGCCACGTACAAGATTCTGGGAACACACATGCTGTTGGTGAATCCATAGAAATAGATATAGAAAGTTTTGTCTCTCCTCCAAACCCAATCCAGATGACTACAGTATCTCAAGAACCTTCACAAAGCGAATCGTCTGCGGCAGCACCAGTACTCTCAACAGGTTTTGAAGTATGTGATGGTCCTGCCAATTCTGGACAAACACTATCAGTTTGTGAAAGCTCCAGAAAACATGTTGGGAACGGGAGTTTAGAGCATAGCTCTAAAGCCAAAG AAATCCGGGAACGGATACTCGAAAACAATACAAAGGACGACCGGAAG AAAGGAAATCTAGTTCGGATGGGATCTGTGACATCAGGAAGTTCAG TGGACAAGGGAGACCCCACAAAGAAACGGAGGGTGGAGCGCTCACGCAA AATGGCAGAAGCCAAGGAAAGAAACATGACCCCAGCTCTTCCATCTGATATGCAAACTATCCTAAAGCGCTGTGAAAACCTTGAGAAGGAAGTGCGGTCGCTCAAACTCAACCTATCTTTCATGAATAG GAAGGATTCCGAGCAGACCAAACAAATAGAAGAGCTTCAGAAGCAAAACGAGGACTTGACGGGCGAAAAGGAGCGGTTGTTAGAAGAGATTGAGAGGATCCTCTCGGAATTGGGCAAGAT AGAGAAGGGGAGGAGAAGATAG
- the LOC131247925 gene encoding protein CYCLOPS-like isoform X3, producing the protein MIQDGNEKGLVNDSLQKPGSDNQNLNTLQSQLSRRSDTEKNFMETEGRVYSELYRNSSEEMFLKSLMEGSIGMTAPPNMESLGFKNLSQTLRVDSQELFNSWLTNGETQGHNSTSIAHRTRQASRRISTELAALSSQQHGASFQNKSSNDNLFQQNLGISNDLSSDPNQHSHRNVVEKGIQASNLYLAKAWFQSSQPMTRSRSSELRKRYAAMQNNQTSSAIEGTHNTSVHGITRMKQEFATASGFCDVSMGEVSNQLRTFMSPSSSSTSPFGSHQVATVDAVSSVVNMLKGTLERKKLSNRIDKEAVDGSSFGYYGVQEVTTNMGSDQGAVSQILKPLRTFQVVSPPGHVQDSGNTHAVGESIEIDIESFVSPPNPIQMTTVSQEPSQSESSAAAPVLSTGFEVCDGPANSGQTLSVCESSRKHVGNGSLEHSSKAKEIRERILENNTKDDRKKGNLVRMGSVTSGSSEVMQWTRETPQRNGGWSAHASGNFHH; encoded by the exons ATGATTCAAGATGGAAATGAGAAGGGACTAGTGAATGATTCTTTGCAAAAACCAGGTAGTGACAATCAGAACCTGAATACGTTACAATCTCAACTGTCTCGGAGAAGTGACACAGAGAAGAATTTCATGGAGACTGAGGGAAGGGTCTACTCGGAATTGTATAGGAATTCTAGCGAGGAGATGTTTCTGAAGTCGTTGATGGAAGGTTCGATTGGTATGACAGCACCGCCGAACATGGAGTCTCTGGGGTTTAAGAATCTCTCTCAGACCCTTCGCGTGGATAGCCAGGAGCTCTTCAACAGCTGGCTTACGAATGGAGAG ACCCAGGGCCACAATTCTACCAGCATAGCACACCGTACACGACAAGCATCTCGAAG GATATCAACTGAACTTGCTGCCTTGTCTAGTCAGCAACATGGTGCCTCATTTCAAAACAAAAGCAGCAACGATAATTTGTTCCAGCAAAATCTGGGCATATCCAATGATCTCTCAAGTGATCCCAACCAACATTCACACAG GAATGTGGTAGAAAAAGGAATTCAAGCTAGTAATTTGTATTTGGCCAAG GCATGGTTTCAAAGTTCTCAACCAATGACAAGAAGCCGATCATCTGAGCTAAG GAAGAGATATGCTGCCATGCAAAATAATCAAACATCATCAGCTATAGAAGGCACCCATAACACATCGGTGCATGGTATCACCCGGATGAAACAAGAATTTGCAACTGCGAGTGGTTTTTGTGATGTTTCGATGGGTGAGGTGTCCAACCAGCTGCGGACATTCATGTCTCCATCCAGTTCATCTACATCCCCTTTTGGGAGTCATCAAGTGGCTACTGTAGATGCAGTTTCTTCTGTCGTGAACATGCTGAAGGGAACACTAGAACGCAAGAAACTCAGTAATCGTATTGATAAAGAAGCTGTTGATGGTAGTTCTTTCGGCTATTATGGTGTGCAAGAAGTTACGACCAACATGGGTTCTGATCAAGGAGCGGTGAGTCAGATTCTTAAGCCCTTGAGGACCTTTCAAGTGGTATCCCCTCCTGGCCACGTACAAGATTCTGGGAACACACATGCTGTTGGTGAATCCATAGAAATAGATATAGAAAGTTTTGTCTCTCCTCCAAACCCAATCCAGATGACTACAGTATCTCAAGAACCTTCACAAAGCGAATCGTCTGCGGCAGCACCAGTACTCTCAACAGGTTTTGAAGTATGTGATGGTCCTGCCAATTCTGGACAAACACTATCAGTTTGTGAAAGCTCCAGAAAACATGTTGGGAACGGGAGTTTAGAGCATAGCTCTAAAGCCAAAG AAATCCGGGAACGGATACTCGAAAACAATACAAAGGACGACCGGAAG AAAGGAAATCTAGTTCGGATGGGATCTGTGACATCAGGAAGTTCAG AAGTTATGCAGTGGACAAGGGAGACCCCACAAAGAAACGGAGGGTGGAGCGCTCACGCAA GTGGGAATTTTCATCACTGA
- the LOC131247927 gene encoding protein transport protein SEC13 homolog B-like yields MPAQKIETGHQDTVHDVAMDYYGKRLATASSDATIKIIGVTAASQQLLATLTGHQGPVWQVGWAHPKFGSILASCSYDGRVIIWKEGSIPNDWSQAHVFTDHKSSVNSISWAPHDLGLCLACGSSDGNVSIFTARSDGSWDTARIDQAHPVGVTSVSWAPATAPGALVGSGLLDPPIQKLVSGGCDNTLKVWKLYNGNWKMDCFPALQMHADWVRDVAWAPNLGLPKSTIASASQDGTVVIWTVAKEGDQWEGKVLNDFKTPVWRVSWSLTGNILAVADGNNNVTLWKEAVDGEWQQVTTVEP; encoded by the coding sequence ATGCCTGCGCAGAAGATCGAGACCGGTCATCAGGACACCGTCCATGACGTCGCCATGGATTACTACGGCAAGAGGCTGGCGACGGCATCATCGGACGCGACCATCAAGATCATCGGCGTCACCGCCGCCTCACAGCAGCTTCTGGCCACCCTAACGGGCCACCAGGGTCCGGTCTGGCAGGTTGGCTGGGCCCACCCCAAGTTCGGGTCCATCCTCGCTTCGTGCTCCTACGACGGCCGTGTGATCATCTGGAAGGAAGGATCCATCCCCAACGACTGGTCCCAGGCCCACGTTTTCACCGACCACAAATCCTCCGTCAATTCCATCTCCTGGGCCCCACACGACCTCGGCCTCTGCCTCGCCTGCGGCTCCTCCGACGGCAACGTGTCCATCTTCACCGCCAGATCCGACGGCTCCTGGGACACTGCCCGGATCGACCAGGCTCACCCCGTCGGCGTCACATCCGTCTCCTGGGCCCCTGCGACCGCCCCCGGCGCCCTTGTCGGTTCCGGCCTCCTCGATCCGCCCATCCAGAAGCTCGTCTCCGGTGGATGCGACAACACCCTGAAAGTTTGGAAATTGTACAACGGGAATTGGAAGATGGACTGCTTCCCCGCCCTACAGATGCACGCCGACTGGGTGAGGGATGTGGCGTGGGCCCCGAATCTGGGGCTCCCAAAATCGACGATTGCGAGTGCTTCTCAGGACGGGACGGTTGTCATATGGACGGTGGCGAAGGAAGGGGATCAGTGGGAGGGGAAGGTCTTGAACGATTTCAAGACACCTGTGTGGAGGGTGTCATGGTCGCTGACTGGGAATATATTGGCAGTGGCAGACGGGAACAACAATGTGACGTTGTGGAAGGAGGCAGTAGATGGAGAGTGGCAGCAGGTGACGACAGTTGAACCGTAG
- the LOC131247928 gene encoding uncharacterized protein LOC131247928, with product MGNPRKGSNSSADIHTAARTGDVETLQSISSSNPLAINSRDKHSRTPLHLAAWAGQTEAVSYLCKHKADVGAAAMDDMGAVHFASQKGHLEIVRILLSSGVSVKAPNRKGLTPLHYAVQGSHLELIKYLVRKGASLTVKTKAGKTPVDLANSDEVRSLLVECQASSKTPEEAIASKEVADSSPTESPKDADKDGVAMAELGKEKDGVERKKRKVEEAESEGSLPKAKKADVALQHLLAGNDNEEEE from the exons ATGGGAAATCCCAGAAAGGGATCGAATTCCAGCGCAGATATCCACACTGCTGCAAGAACAGGCGATGTAGAGACGCTTCAGTCCATCTCGTCCTCCAATCCTTTGGCTATCAACTCACGAGATAAGCACTCTCGAACACC TCTGCATTTAGCTGCATGGGCTGGGCAAACAGAGGCAGTGAGTTATCTCTGCAAGCACAAGGCCGACGTGGGTGCTGCTGCCATGGATGACATGGGTGCTGTCCATTTCGCTTCTCAAAAGGGTCATCTAGAAATTGTCCGAATCCTCCTCTCTTCGGGGGTTTCAGTCAAAGCACCCAACCGCAAAGGCCTGACTCCTCTGCACTATGCAGTTCAAGGCTCCCATCTGGAGCTCATCAAGTATTTGGTGAGGAAAGGCGCAAGTCTAACTGTCAAGACAAAAGCTGGGAAGACCCCTGTAGACCTTGCCAACAGTGACGAAGTCCGATCATTACTAGTGGAGTGTCAAGCGTCATCCAAGACACCGGAAGAGGCAATCGCAAGCAAGGAAGTTGCAGATTCTTCACCGACGGAGTCACCCAAAGATGCAGATAAAGATGGCGTGGCCATGGCTGAGCTTGGCAAGGAGAAAGATGGGgttgaaagaaagaagaggaaggtGGAAGAAGCAGAAAGTGAAGGAAGTCTGCCAAAAGCCAAAAAGGCAGACGTTGCTCTTCAACACCTTCTAGCTGGAAAtgacaatgaagaagaagaatag